TTCCTTCGTtatgaatacaaaacaaaacataaagatgTTATTTTCCTCTATGTATGTGTAAGTCAAACATTACTTTATagctatctatttatctatgaTCATGGCAAAGGCAAAAACCTACTCAACTACAAGGTGTAAATATAGGTTAGCAGCATTCCTGTATCCAGAGAGTCAGTCACAACAGTAGTGAACAACGTCTAAACCCTCCCGTGTGTCTGTACGGCCCGGGCAACATAGCCTGCCATGTGTCGGGGTGAGGTGTCCACCCTAACACAACACTAGCCCAACACTGAGTGCCAAGCATGGTTGAGATAGCTGCTTGAAACCCCCCATGTGTTTGCTAGTTATGTCTGCAGTCGTGTGTGGACTGGTGTGTCTGGGACATAAAGAGTCTGATCCCAGTTCAGCCTTTCAAAGCAGGACAATTACTGAACCACAATTTTGGTGACAGAAGGTTTTCTAGTGTTTTCCATGTGATCCTGGACGTAGTGTGACAGCTAGACTTCGCTCACTTGTACGCCAGTGTGGTCTTTACCAGGTCAgagctgtgtatgtgttggtgtttgttggGGAAAGTGACCCCGGTGAGTTAAAGGAGCCTCCCAGGTCAATGCCGTGTCTAGTCACTAAAAGCAGCACCTCATGTCCGACTGTGGTTATTTCAAGCTTTGCTCTTGACTGTTTTATAAGACATGAGTGGCTGTGGTAAATATCTGCATTTGCTGGCTACAAAGGCTGGCTATTGAATCTCAATACTTTTTTGGAGCTGATTGAAATAGTAATAGTTGAgtctgacagacaaacaggacgGGCTGATATGTTAGCCAATATTAGGTTATTGCAGATATatgaataatattaataattagcaagaaattgcagtacaaaAATCCCAAAGATATGTTGCCATTGCAAgcttgtccaccagagagcactgacagatttatttttcacctataaaatgtcccactcagtacATATTTTGGTCACAatacttaaaaaacaaatttaacGGATCCTTTTATCATAAAAATTGGTTTTAGTCTGTAGCACTGGGTACCAAAATTTGTCAAAAGCTGGCATTAAATGTCAGGTTAGATTTgctattttgtgtgtttgttctttgaTCAATTTGtggtttaaatttaaattttgacaaTTTTAGACAGGCAAAGTTTTTGTACAGGGCTGCAAGTAACTGCaagttaattgattaattgacaatGGTTTTTATTGTCAATGAATCTGACGATAATTTGTTGGAATCATTTGATGTatataatgtcagaaaacagagaaatttgctcatcacaattttccAGCGTCCTCAAATAGCTTATATTTGAAGACGCCAATAGCAAAACCCAAATATTTAAGgttacaaagatataaaacagagaaatgcagcaaatcctcacatttgagaaccagagattatttgacatttttgcttaataaagtaaattttctgtcaatcgactgaCTGATTTATCAACACATCGTTGCATTTGTCAGTAACTTGTTTTAATATCTCATAAACTCATAAGCAAGTCTTTTTCAATGGCTTGCCTGAAGTGATCTTGAACCTCGCGACAGCAGCTACTCTGGAGATGTCTTCATACGTCATTGCTACTTTGCTATGATTTGTATTTGGGAAAAAAGCATATATTGCATCCTTGTAGTGTCACTCTTTACTCAGTAATGACCCTTGAAGGCACTTAATCGAGAAGTGCTCGCTGAAGAGACCAGATATACGAgtgttttccatctctctctctccaaaacaATCACTCTGTCTTACATCTCTTTGCTGTCACTCTCactttcatcctctctttctctttctgtatcattccccctctcttcctctctctttctttttatctctcactccctctcttcctgcACTCCTCTGTTTATAGCCAGTGACTCCATTGAGCGGGGGCTAATGGAGGCCCCATCCAGGACCCCGCTGATAAATAATGTAGCTTCTTTATAATGCTCCGTCCCCGGGGAGGGTCCAGAGAGCATCATTACTGCCTCCTCATCCTACACAGCCCAGGCCTAAATTGATTAACAGACACTGGAGCGGTGCAAAATGATCCATAGGGCTAGTGTAGTGGCTAACAGCTCGCACCAGGTGGGTCAAAGCCTCCGCCTGTCAGTGTCGCATGATCCCACTCTGTGCTCCCATTAGCCTCACTTTCTGTCCGGTTGGACTAACTGATGGCCATAACAAGCTACCGCTAACACAATAGCGAGAGAGCATTGCCCGGACTCGGCTGTGGGGAATGTCAGAGTGGTTTTTATGGAGCTGTTGTGTaaatgatggtgtgtgtttcagcttttaTAGGGAGGAGAGCAGCGGCCAAGGCCACTGCAGGCATCTGTGTGACATGGGTGATGGGGCTTAAAGGTTGATGACCACATATAGTCGATGCAAGGAatacatcttcttcttctcctcagatAGTTAGTGCTAAAACGATTAGTCAATCTACAGAAAGATATCGACAATGAatgataatcagttaattgtttaagtcaccCATCACCTAAACATCGCTGCTTTTCctattgtattattgtaaatttaatatatCTGTGTTTCGGGCTGTTTGTCatacaaaataagcaatttaaAGACGACGTTGTCACACTTATACGATCGTTTGGAAAAAATAATTTagttaattgataataaaaagtAATCCTTAGTTGCtaaagagaaatgtttgtaGGAATCGAAATCACTGGCCATGTCAGATCAAGAGTTTTTAGGGATTCAAATTGGTCTGATGTTGTTATTACTTCAGTTGGAAAACAGCCAAACCAATCGGAGCTTTGTAGGTGGGATTAAGAACGAGGATGCCATCTCCCCGTGCCACATCCATGAAAACAGCATCACAAAAACAGCAACGAGAATGGATGAGATCAACGCAGCTGTACAGGTTGTTAGTcaatttacagaaataacatttttttctctgatctAAATGCTAAGATTACCTGCTCTTAACTGCTAACAGAAATCAGCTAGCATGAACACAAATATCACACTGAATCTTTCCTCATGCGTCTATTTTGTGTTTAGATTAGATCTCAGATTAATTTGCTTGCATCTGAAATCTATTTGAAGTTAAATTCTGAGAGAATCATTTGGAAAGTTGGTACACTGGTGTGCTGTTTATGTCATGCAAACATCCATGTCTATACATAGGTATAGGAACAGGGAGGCACAATGGCGCCTTTATATTTTGACTGCCTCACAGACAACTCTAAACTAGCATTGTCCAAAGAACCAACACAAAGCCATATACGACCTATGTGGTCAGGCCAGCAGTCAGATATTTCTAACTGTCAGGGTTGGAAATATCTGAGATATattctccagctgcagcagaatcaCATTAGAGCATTGTGAAGCCTGCTCCAGATGTTACACTACAGAACTTTCTGGATTCTTCCATCTGAAATGGATTAAAGGTTGTCTTCTGCAGCTAGTCCTGAACTTGTgctctcactgacccccccccagaacacaaacacaagctatacgttatattaacgtacatcacccctgtccccactgcgttacattaacgcacccaccccctactggacactttatctggacactttactttattctggtcactgcactgttgttatttatcttatcttattttttttattttatttttatttttattcttattcttattttagcttttatattctacttatttgttatcaaaacaatagcaccttcagaccacagcaaattccttgtaatgtatgttacttggcaataaacagtttctgattctgattctgattctgattctgataatgcTGGTTATTGAGAGGCTGTCAAAGCAGCTTTGTGGCTGGAAGTGGATCAAAAAGACTCCCTGTAAGTCTGGCTGGTGACCATGGTGCAAAGATGATGTTGCACTTTTTGCCTTTTGAACTTGGAACATGTTGTATTGTTTTGCTCcacactcttcttctttgtgtgaaGATGTGCTGAGTCAGTTTTGCATCAGACACTGACAAGGTCATAATGTGTCGCGATACAGCAGCTTTCCAAGTTCTGTTGTCATCAAAGTTGTTTGAAGTAAACATGGGGGCGAGCAGAGGGCGTACCGTTGACTTTtctggttagggttaggtattGAACCTCCATACCATACTTTATTGGTACTGACTGTCACATACTGAAAGCTGGCATTAAATGCCTAAGATTTGTAACCTTGCTTAGCGCTGAAACAACTAATCGAatagtcgattgacagaaattCAATCTGCAACTCTATTGATAATCGAGGAATCATTGAAACATTGATGGTTTCAACTTCTCAAATTAGATGACTTCCTTTTCTTAAAttatagtaaactgaatgtctttgtgtttatggaAATTGGTTGGACATGTAAAGCAACGATGTatagtgaaaacatttaaacGTTAATGCTTTAGTCCCTAATCTTGTTGACTTAAATCTGAATTTTGCCAATTTTAGTCTATATAGGCATATTTCTTGGGGAGCTTCTTGTAGTTAGACAGCAAAAAGGTATCAAAAAATGGTATAAAAATAATTGTCATTGGTACTGAAACTCAGTTATAACGATACCCAGTCCTGATAACAAGTCCACTCTTCTTCTACACTATAAAGGAGAGAGCATTCttggtgagagagagtgagaagggAAGGTAAAAGTTTAGAAAACagcctttttctctcccacccTGCACCTGTGGAAAAACCTGCAGGCCTCAGCAAGAGGAagtgatgttgctgctgttctgGAGATGACAGATATGAAGACATAACTACACCgcctgtttcctgtctctgaTGGTGGAGAGTTGTTCCCTTAGGATGCTAGCAGAGTGTGATATCATAGTGGGGTCTCGAGGCACAAGAGATGTCAGTATTGAGATGTGTTTCCccttgatctctctctctctcacacacacaaacacacacacacacacacacacacacacacagacacagacaaccCCAAGTCCTCCCGTATGTCCCCTCCCTCATATGACAGTAGTTCAGCATCACTTTTGATCAGCCAGTGTGATTCGGGTGGCTACGCTAAGTATAGGTGCAACTTGCTGCTTTCCTGTCAGTGTGGTTGGCAATAGTAAgtgtccacaaacacacacacacacactacacacaaacacacacacatgcgttgTAAACAGCACCTGTTCTCATCAAACTTCCCGGCCCGTTTGTCAGTATGATGTAGCCGACACATGCAGTAGCTGACAAAGATAGAAATCGCTATTCATCCCATAATCTGAAGGGCCAAGAATAACTACAGAGCAGTcttaatgttgtatttgttcCTGCTCGTAGGAAATCCAATATACTGCAGGCTTTACTGTCAGTGAGTGATGCATCCTCACCCGTGAGTCAGTACGGATAAAAGGTGGTGGATTTCTGACAAGCTGTTTATTTGATTCCGGGATTGCATCTGAACATTTATGCATAGCCAAACCTCAACCATAACTATGTTTTTATCACCCTAATTGCATTCAGACTTGAAACGAATGTGGAACTGGGAGAGCTCAATGcgcttttgtttttcccttttaaaagcTAGAATGCGCGTACCTCCTGGCTACTGAATTGCTCCTGTGGGACCCGAGTGAATGGGCACATTTATCCTGGGGTCCACATGCACTTCCTTTTTATTGTCCTGCACATTGCCAGATTCCTCCCCAAAACAAGTGTTTGTTGGTTGGTGGTGTTGAAGCCTTATAGAACATTTGCCTCAGCAGGCGACTCATTGAAAGTCTCCTTCCTCTGAAATCTGAAAGATCTTTTCAAATTTCACATATATGCTGAGGGAGTCGTCaggcaaatacttttttttgctcGAGCTGCTACGTGTTTGTGAGAGAAAGCAACAAGCAGGTTTTCAAAATGTACCTACAGTTGGCAGTCAAATCAAGTAAATCTATTGGTTGGCAATATGGATAAATTGTATCACTGTATATTGAGTTTCTATATTGCAATATTGGTATATTTGTGATTTAGTTAAAGCTGAAACAGTGAGTCTACTAACCAATTAGTTGCAACAATGttagcaacaattttgataactgattaattgctgaagtttttttttttttttaaagcaaaaatgcctaaaataaactatttcaagcttttcaaatgtaaatatttgctaGTTTATCttgtcttctatgatagtaatctaaatatctttaggttttcaACTATTGGTTGCACAAATAAGTTATTTTAAAGACGTCAACTTGTGACTTTTTCTACTGAAATGTACTATacagcaaactgaatatctttggattttgtaCTGATGGTCGgtcaaaaaaaaacctcaggaCTCAagtacacaaaagaaaaaaagtaatttgaagacGGGTCTTTGGgacattttctgatattttataggccaaacaattacttgattgatcgagaaaataatcagcacatTAATACatagtgaaaataatcgttagttgcagccctgttgGAGTTTTCAGCTCCTGATAGATTTAACCTGCCATAGAGTTTTCATTTCTGCACCGTGAATCAGGTGTTAAACTTGCAGGCCAAATGCGTATAGGTTGTGTAGGCTTTATGCTGTATGTGAAGTCCTTTGCTGTAACTGACATTAGTGAGTGGTGGTAATGTGACAAGCCATACGGACAGGAAGCTATCTGGAAAATGTCTGGTTGGGGTGGATGTTCACAGGAGGGTGTCCGTTGTGACTCCTCTGCCAGTTTCCCAGAAGCCATGACTGACATGGCCATAGCAGTTATAATGGTGACATCATCGCCTCATCAAGAGTTGTTCCGGCAATCTTCTGGCGTGACATTAGTGCTGCTAGTGAAGCAAAAGGGGGAGACGTTAATGTTCACCATAGTTGCTACAACCTTGTTGGAGAAAGGACACAGCAAGCAAAACTGATCTGCAGAAGTGTGTTTGAAATCTCTGTTGGAAGAAGTTTTTACTCATAGATGCTAACGcacctctccttttcttctagTAAGTGGCTATCAAGAGGACCTGATCTTACATCTTTGAAGCTGAGGATTATCTGAAACTCCAAAAGGACAAACACTCATAGCGTTTCACCCTTTCTCTTCTAAGACTTTTGGACAtaaaggagaggggaggaggacggCTCGTCCAACATGAACGTCACCTCACTCTTCTCCTTCACTAGCCCGGCCGTCAAACGGCTACTGGGTTGGAAGCAGGGAGACGAGGAAGAGAAATGGGCGGAAAAGGCAGTGGATGCTCTGgtaaagaaactgaaaaagaagaagggagccatggaggagctggagagggctCTCAGCTGCCCGGGTCAGCCCAGTAACTGTGTGACAATCCCCCGCTCCCTGGATGGACGGCTGCAGGTGTCCCATAGGAAAGGTCTGCCGCATGTCATTTATTGTCGGGTGTGGCGCTGGCCCGACCTGCAGTCCCACCATGAGCTGAAGGCCCTGGAGTGCTGCGAGTACCCCTTTGGCTCCAAACAGAAGGATGTGTGTATCAACCCCTACCACTACAAACGAGTGGACAGTCCAGGTAAGTGATGTGATTCTAAAATAATTAGGACTGCACTGATCAGGGCCAATACTGACCTTATTAAGTGATTAACTGATTCACATTGTCAATATTATACATCCTTGTTATAGACTCCTTGTTGGGTTACATTCATTTAATCGCGTTGGAAAAGTTGGATTGGTGCATCCCTCGAAATTATAACACAGATGCTGAAACGGTATAAAATTAAACTCAGTAGAAATTACTTCTGAATTTGTGTTAAAATGAATTTCAGTGACATCCTGGTGGCTTAGCGGTTAAGACCCATACAATTTACTGTGATCGCAACATCCcagtttttccagtttttatgtttttcctaATAAACAGAAAATCGTGccaaaaaaacacttaataaacTGATTAAAAGAGAATTTCAGGAACCCTTTGATCAGTTTGTACGTAAAGTTATTAGTCCTACCCTGAAGTTCCGGTATTTTCATTTCCAGTAATTACTTCTGCAGATGTTCacttattttactctttttttctttcttgcatcttttatctgttttctgaaagttttttttttatccatttgccaagaaaaaacaccacacacctTTTATTTGCAAGACTGATTTGCAAAATTTTTGCTCAGCAGGAGAGGACATTAAATCCAGGATCAAAAGATGCTTAAACCCAAATTAAACCAAAGTGCTTCACACAAGACAGCAATTAAAATCTTCAAATTATAATCATATAAAAACcaaattaattacatttcaaaatgaaattgaTAAAACCAACTCAAATAATATTAGATAAGAAATAAAGAGATCATTCAagtaaaatctaatttaaaaaaactccAGTATAATCAGGATAAGAAGAGATTTTAATAGATCCTGTCTCTGTCATTCCAGAGCCTCGGGGCCGTCACCGCAAAGGTAGTGCAGGAACAAGACAAATCAAACACTACTTGGCCTCTtactaaaacagaaaatgagggTCAGCTGACAAGATAGAAACAGCTGTGTGCAGGGTGCTAAGTGTGTAAAGggccaaatgtgtgtgtgtgtgtgtgtgtgtgtggagcaggAAATTCCATCTGGGGGAGAATGAGGGCTTTGTTTTGGGCAAGCTCTGTGTTgctggccttttttttttaatgcacacatgtagacacacacaggcacacacactctcgcacgCGTGTTACAAAAGCGAGGATACACAcatacttgcacacacacacacccatgacTGCACGCACAGTTTCTCTGAGGATGGCTGGAACAGGAAACCAGTCACCCACACACAATGGGAGGAAAGAGTTGCTGCCTGCTTTGCacactttttgttttagcaGCGGGTGGAAGAAGGAGGGCTAAGGTGATTAAACCCCACAGCACCTGTCTGTCCACACTACCCCCCCTCCTTTTGCTTCTAACACCAcccgcctacacacacacgcatcctGTCAATCTCCCTTCACTATTCTACTAAACACCTGCTCCACATATAACCTTTGAAATAAACTGCTACATTGACGCATTGGCCCGTTGTAGCACACATGGGCTACCTGCAGGAACACTGACAGCAGCGCGGGCCCCATCTAAAATTTCAGCAccagctttatttatttgcGAAGGTATTTATAGACACAAGTGGAGCATATCTGTGTGGTATGTGTGCACTGCACCTGAATAGCCCTCACATCAGCCAGGATATTTACCCCAAGTGATGAATTCCTCAAGAATGGATCTGCTCATGTTTTTTCAGAGCAGAAACCTCAGGGTCTGGGCCAAATACTGCTGGCTAAGACCAACAGGCTGGAAGCTGATAAAAATGCAGGGACATCTGCGTTGAGAACGCAGAAACATTGAGAGCAGaaagagatttcttttttatgttggaatcaaataaataaattcttaTTGAGATTGTATGGATcagttttgcatttgtgtgcgATGGTGCAAGATGTCTACTGTGCTGAAACGATTAGCTGATCATTAGACAGAGATAGATTAAGTTCATTTTTTAAGTTCATCACAGCAGCCATAAATCACAGAACAATAAGATAAAGAGACTCAAGGAGGATCTTTAATGAAATTTAATGAAAATTGTattgaaaatataaagttaAGGGGATCAAACAGTGCATCAGAGTTACCGTATTATGGATAAAAATCCTCTATTACAATCCCCCATctgtatgttattttatgtcataTATTTATAGTTGATAAGTATATCGTGATCAGAAAAAAATTCTGTAAAATATAGATACATTATtaacagatgaacagatgaaataACAGGACAGGAATACCTTTTTTGTTACCAATCCATCAAATTGAATACCTGACAcatcatcacattgatgcagtCCTGCTCATTAATTTGGTGTACGGTATTCTACACACTGGAAAAACATACAGTGAGTGCATCacaaacactttgtgttttaaccgtttttgtctttctccctcctcagtGCTGCCCCCTGTGTTGGTGCCGAGGAACAGCGAGTTCAACGCCAAGCATACAATGTTGCCTCGCTTCCGCAACCCTCTACAACAGAATGAGCCGCACATGCCGCAGAATGCCACCTTCCCAGAATCCTTTGCTCAGGCCAACACAATGCCTTTCCCCAGTTCGCCGGGAAACAGCTACCCAAACTCGCCGGGAAGCGGCAGCAGTGCCACCTTCCCTCATTCACCATCCAGCTCCGACCCCGGCAGTCCATTCCAGATGCCAGGTGAGATCCAACAGTGAATAATCTtccacttttcttctcttttctgcgtactgaacaacaacaactcactTCTCTGCTCTTTGTTCTGCCTCCTTCCTGATGCAGagactcctcctcctgcctACATGCCCCCAGAGGAGCAGATGACTCAGGATTGCCCCCAGCCAATGGACACCAACCTCATGGCTCCACCCTTGCCTCTAGAGAGTAACAACCGGGCAGGTAACCATGGCAGTTActatcacgcacacacacacgtccttgTGTACAAGGTGATATCATCCACATACTGTGAAGCTGTCCGCACCTGCTCGCCTTGAACTGCAGCAGGTGCAGAGATTTCTGGgaaccctgtttttttttttgttttttttttgtggtcaaactccaaatgcaaaaaaaaagagaaagacctTGGCTGAGTTGGACTTGGCATGCTATATCCTGTCGGATAAAACCTGAACAGTGTATGGGAAGGATCTGCTAGTTTACAGTGAGGCTCTGTCTGTGGGTGCGAGCCCATGGGAAGCTCTAAGCCTCAGCAAATTAAGCCAGGCCTCAGAGCAGTTTTATGAGGTCTATAAAAGCTGGGGCTTATGTCATCTCTGCTGGTGGTAATGACTTGAAACTCGTTAACGATAAGATTCACTAATTACCTCCAACTTTCAGATCTGAAATGTGGTGCAATAATTGCTGCTATCTCGACTTTGTGGTTTTGGCTTTGTTGTGCTACAGAGACTCATCTAAACCCTGCATTCATGGTCGTAATAGACCATACAGTGGACATGTATTGGACTCCAAAGCCATCTGATTGAAAGGGAAATTCCATAGTTTTTGTAGAGATGGTGATATTATCTATCAGTGATGATAAGTATATACTTGCtaagttaattgctgagatctgggaacacagtaATATTGCTAAAAGTCTGATGGAATATGGTTTTAAATGAACCCCCAGGTTAGGTAACTTACTTGGAAGAGAAAACTAAGGTGAATTGTAAAAGGATTACCCAAACTGTCCATTGTAATCATCCATCACGGTTTACAGACTGACTTCCTGGTATAATTTTTACCTATAGTACTTATTGTTAACTGAGGTGACAATAATTACAGCAGGGATTATTTCCGAGTTAGTATTACCAGATGTGCCAAATGCTGGTTTTACCTCAAAATGAGGTGATTTAGATTAGTGGCTCCCAACCTTGTGACTCCTTTatacaaacaaatgtgaacGCCTCATCATAGCAGGCATGTCTATGAGTTGCAAGCAGGCCTATAAAAGAGTGATTTTCCCCTCTCAGAAGGATGTTTAGAGGCATTAAGAggtaatatatgtatataatataattttcaaaagcaaaaagtgCAGAAAACAATTTCATATCCTGgtaatcatctcacgaccccttaGATTCATCTTGTGACTCCTTATTGTTCTTCAGACATCCATGCTGTAAGCCACTGGGTAATCTATCGGCTTATTTACAACTTGTGTAATTGTCTTGCTTGTTCCCGTTTCTTGCCTCGTCACACTTTGTTGTAGCAATGTCGCCATGTTCTCAGATCTCAGCATATACTAAGAATCACACAACCGATAGAAACGATGGCCAAAGCAACAGAAATTAAACCCAAGTGATAAACCAAAACCTTTCTTTAAtggttacatttttattaacacaCACCAAATTAACATTATTCTCACCTCACACTGGAACAACAGCTGGATGAACTGAAGCTTTCCATACCTATAACaaaatatttgtacttttttatgATCGTACACTCAAGGCCCCAAAAATCCTGTCCACACATAGTGACAGCAGTAGCGGGAAGAGCTGTAGAAATGCTTGCTGGAAGTGGGAGTTTGgggagtttttttcttttccacaagCTGCATCCTGTACAGGGGAGCGGGTTTCTTTTGTAGGCCGGCTCTGGGAAGgggacagacaaaacacacctgCTAGCCAGTGCCACGCCACAGGGGAAGTTTGGGAGAAGTATGTGCTTAGATAAACATGATTTATTCT
The sequence above is a segment of the Enoplosus armatus isolate fEnoArm2 chromosome 2, fEnoArm2.hap1, whole genome shotgun sequence genome. Coding sequences within it:
- the smad1 gene encoding mothers against decapentaplegic homolog 1 isoform X3 — encoded protein: MNVTSLFSFTSPAVKRLLGWKQGDEEEKWAEKAVDALVKKLKKKKGAMEELERALSCPGQPSNCVTIPRSLDGRLQVSHRKGLPHVIYCRVWRWPDLQSHHELKALECCEYPFGSKQKDVCINPYHYKRVDSPVLPPVLVPRNSEFNAKHTMLPRFRNPLQQNEPHMPQNATFPESFAQANTMPFPSSPGNSYPNSPGSGSSATFPHSPSSSDPGSPFQMPDVQPVAYEEPKHWCSIVYYELNNRVGEAFQASSTSVLVDGFTDPSNNRNRFCLGLLSNVNRNSTIENTRRHIGKGVHLYYVGGEVYAECLSDSSIFVQSRNCNYHHGFHPTTVCKIPSGCSLKIFNNQEFAELLAQSVNHGFEAVYELTKMCTIRMSFVKGWGAEYHRQDVTSTPCWIEIHLHGPLQWLDKVLTQMGSPHNPISSVS
- the smad1 gene encoding mothers against decapentaplegic homolog 1 isoform X1; protein product: MNVTSLFSFTSPAVKRLLGWKQGDEEEKWAEKAVDALVKKLKKKKGAMEELERALSCPGQPSNCVTIPRSLDGRLQVSHRKGLPHVIYCRVWRWPDLQSHHELKALECCEYPFGSKQKDVCINPYHYKRVDSPVLPPVLVPRNSEFNAKHTMLPRFRNPLQQNEPHMPQNATFPESFAQANTMPFPSSPGNSYPNSPGSGSSATFPHSPSSSDPGSPFQMPETPPPAYMPPEEQMTQDCPQPMDTNLMAPPLPLESNNRADVQPVAYEEPKHWCSIVYYELNNRVGEAFQASSTSVLVDGFTDPSNNRNRFCLGLLSNVNRNSTIENTRRHIGKGVHLYYVGGEVYAECLSDSSIFVQSRNCNYHHGFHPTTVCKIPSGCSLKIFNNQEFAELLAQSVNHGFEAVYELTKMCTIRMSFVKGWGAEYHRQDVTSTPCWIEIHLHGPLQWLDKVLTQMGSPHNPISSVS
- the smad1 gene encoding mothers against decapentaplegic homolog 1 isoform X2, with protein sequence MNVTSLFSFTSPAVKRLLGWKQGDEEEKWAEKAVDALVKKLKKKKGAMEELERALSCPGQPSNCVTIPRSLDGRLQVSHRKGLPHVIYCRVWRWPDLQSHHELKALECCEYPFGSKQKDVCINPYHYKRVDSPVLPPVLVPRNSEFNAKHTMLPRFRNPLQQNEPHMPQNATFPESFAQANTMPFPSSPGNSYPNSPGSGSSATFPHSPSSSDPGSPFQMPETPPPAYMPPEEQMTQDCPQPMDTNLMAPPLPLENVQPVAYEEPKHWCSIVYYELNNRVGEAFQASSTSVLVDGFTDPSNNRNRFCLGLLSNVNRNSTIENTRRHIGKGVHLYYVGGEVYAECLSDSSIFVQSRNCNYHHGFHPTTVCKIPSGCSLKIFNNQEFAELLAQSVNHGFEAVYELTKMCTIRMSFVKGWGAEYHRQDVTSTPCWIEIHLHGPLQWLDKVLTQMGSPHNPISSVS